Within Plectropomus leopardus isolate mb chromosome 23, YSFRI_Pleo_2.0, whole genome shotgun sequence, the genomic segment CCATTCAGTCTGATTACATGTTTAAAGTCTAGAAGCCTTGAGGAGCCGCAACGTtcaatctttttatttctattcaaGTTACTGGAGTGCTAAACCGGATGTAGCGAGGTCAGTTGGTGGAAGGTTGTACTGCTCTATGGGCCAAACGGTGTGGAAGCAGTGTCGATTATATGGGTAAGTTGATATGCGACAgttggactttttttgtcttcatgcgCCACCGTGCAACTGTCATAGGAATAAACAGGGCCCCACCGCTAGCattgtatccagttctctttatacatccatggttccTACCTTTAAATACCCCTACAGGAGAATTTTATGGATGACAGAGTAGCTCGTCTCGGAACATTAACAGCTGCAGTTGTAAAAACGTGGGTAATGTGAGCTCTTGAgtcagatttagaaaaaaaaatctgttttgattCAAAAGTATCTTTCTTAATCAGGTAACATAAGGTGATGTATCTTACGTGATACATGTCACATATGTCATAGGACATACACCTTCATACTACGATGCATTCTTAAAAGAACTCattgttgacttttggttttgcaCAGGATGCAAACAtttgtctcctgtgtgaaagtccaattttgtttgacccatccaccctACTTGGACTAACTCGCTCTTTATACTATGTTGCTCTCAGCGTCAAGTTTGCTAcggatgggtttacattggacTTAGCTGAAAGCCCAATGCGGTTCATAAAGACGCTGAGGGGTACGTTTGGCGTCAACAGTACACACCGAGGGGTTTGCGtcagtatttgacgacctggTAATGAGAATGGGCTTCCAtccaaaaaatttttttctctttatactacatcacctgacttcctccttgCTTGCGTAATAATTACTATGGCCAATAAATGCTGCTACctaacaacaaaatgtaaacaggggTCATAATTTCTGCTTGTAAAAACACCTTAAGTGGTCGTATTTTCAAGGACTGTCTGAAAATAACTGGTGGTTATGTGAAAGATGGGTCAAGGTTCACTGTAGAGAGCTTTTCCTGAAGCACTCCTCTTCACGGTTCACCTCTGATAATGCTTTTCTGATAATGCATTTATCATTACGCACAGTGTTCAAAATGTTGACAGTGATAGagaatgttttgttaaaaatcttgaaatattgtgataatatttgCGGCTGTTTTGCGTTATTTATTGTTTCAGCATGATCTATTTACTGTCACTTGATGCACTTAATCAACCAGAATAAAACTCCCCTTTCATCTGAGCACAAGTTGTGGACATGTCATTATGATGGATTTCGTAAAAGAGAATAATCCTCTGGGTGTATTTGGATAAATGAGTTTTAGGGAACTGAAATTGTGAAACTTTAACTGTTACAGATGACAATAACATTTTTGGTAGGCATAACTAAAAGCTTCACTCAGAGCAGTTTCCACATGAGTTAAGAAATCAGTGTGGACTGTTGGGGTTGTTGGTATGTAAAAATTCTGTTAATCtccattttatttcaatatcaTTCTAGTGccttggttttgtttgttgttgcgtTTGCATCTACGACATAATGCATTATCACAAAGTTTTATGAGACCAGGTTTACTGATGTGCAAGACACTGTGGCCTGGAAGCTGCAGGCTGGTCTTCCTGTGTTCAAGCTCTGCTAGCACTTGTGTTTCCACTAATGGAAACTGCTATTCTTAACCTCGCACCACCCTCACCACATGAGTGAAAGGTAAATGGTGAGAGCCGGCTATGATTGAAATGTGCGACCCGTACTTACATTTCTGTCTAAAGAAGATATTAATAGATCGTAGGGGGTTTTCATGAGCCTGCTTTGTCTATATCCAattttatactgtatgtataaagcccaaaacaacaatttaagtGAAACacattgcagaaaaaatactttattttctttcatcattattttactttgtacattttttacacGTGCAGTCTTCTTGTCTTGCAAGTGACTGACAGGAAAgagatctttttttattttgaggtggTTGAATGTGAAGGCAAAGTCCTGCTTTACTCTTTCCTGCTCTTTACTCTTGAGTATACACAAACACTTTCCACGTTGTCCTCTTGATGATGTTGTTCGCTGGTTCTGTTCAGATTTAGAGCAGCATAATGGAGACTGTCTGCATCTTGGCTCTGGTGATGGCAAAACAGCAATGGCATATTATGTGAGAAATATTGAACTAGAAGGTCAAATGAAATGGCTGttgtttaaagaaacagtgtgtaagattttggggcattttgtggcatctaactttgaggatttcagattgcaaccagctgaaacttctccaggttTAGATTCATTtcgtgttcattgttcaggaggtttttactgggagatGAACGGTGTAccgaggtctcttcctctccaaaacaaatcgacccagtgatttaaatgGGTAAAAATGCTATATTAAGTAGTTTAAcattataaatcagtgtttctgctttGCTGTTTGACACTTTACAGAAGTGTTGTTAGCCCTGCTAATGTATGCTCACTTTTTTGCTCTGATAACTTCAGATCCAGactttcaggaggtttttaccgagAGCCAAATTACCttcagaggtctcttcctctccaaaacaaacagacctgatTATATAAACCAGTAAAAGCACATAAgtaagcagtttcacattacaaccAGTGCTCCTCCTAAGCTGTTTGGCATCGGCCACTAACTCAGCTCCTGCTAGTGCGTGTGTTCACCATTTTTTCTCTTAGGACTGCAGATCCAGATGTACAGGAGGTTTTACCAGGAGCAGAATCATCCACACAGATCTCttcctccccaaaacaaatgaacccagtgatttaaacaggtaaaaatgctgttttcctAGTGCTGCACATTGCAGACAGGCAGCTAGCCCAGcgcctgctaatgtgtgctcaacAGACACAggtaaaacactgaatcaagcagtttcactttaaaaaaagtagtgtttttccaatgctctCATTATAAAGGGGCTGCAAAATACCATAGCCGATGTAGTAAAaggcaaatggccctatctagagccagtgtttgtgtctATTCTGGGCTTCTGCAGAAGATGACaatgcaacatggtgatctctgtGGATGGAGATCTGCTCCCTACAGAAAATGGCTCATTCTCAGGTAATGATTCAtatgttttcaggtgattatacacgaGAGataacatacttattttattattttcaaaatcttacaatatatattcccctaaatcctacacactggaccattAAATATTATGTAGTTAGCTTTCATCGGTTACTTCACCTACCATGTTTTCAGAAGCTGCAGAACATGTCAGATGAGAAACAGTTCCTGGAAATCAAAGTGCATAATGATCAAGACAGGGCAGTACAGAAATATTGTTAAACACTTGTATTCTGAAGGTCTTACCTTTGCAGTGAGAGCATAACTTTTTCTTCAACTTGTGCACGATGGAAGCTAAGACAAGGAGCACGATGACGGAAAGTGCCAATGCCACAATCAGGCAATACACGAGGAGAGGCGGGGCTTTAGTGGAACTTTCTAACATGCAGTCAAGAGAAAACATATCCcaattataaatgcatatttgtgagtataaaatataaatgattaaCTCAAtggttattttaaatgtgtaactCAGGATTAGAAAAATAAGCTTCAATCACCTTACCTACAAGCTCCACCTTTGTTCCACTTCCAAACACCGTCTCCCCACAGGAGGCCAGAGCACAGTAGTACACCCCTGCATCAGGGGAGCTCACAGACTTTAAAGCAAgatttaaagtacattttttcacAAGATACCCTTCATTGGTGATATTTTCACATTGTCCGCCACTGGCATACATGACTGCAGGCTGAGCTGCACCATGTCTAAACCAGTAAAGGCTCTGCTCCCCTGCACATGGTTCAGCGTACACTGTGCAGCTCAAATTCACAGATTCTCCCAACCCCAGTGGCTCCAACGCTGGCTGATGGACGACAGCTTGGATGTTGGACGGCGATGCTCTGACGTGAAGGAAAGCTCCTTGTCCGAATTCAATAGCGTTGAAATCTAAAATCCCACAGTAGTACGTTGCTGAATCGGACAGGCGGAGATCTTTGATTATAAGATGATTGATGTCGTCTTGACCTGATGCAGAGACTTTAAACCTGTCTTGATATCCAGGGGAGATGGACGCCTCTGTGTTGTGCCTCATGCGGGTTGATATGATGAGAGGTTTGCCTCCTAAGCTCTGCTGGTACCAAGAGAGGAAAGTTACAGAATCACCCTGACAAGAGCATTTCAAAGTCACAGTCTCCCCAACTTTTGCCTCTATGACCCCGCTGTCCTGAGTTATGCCTGAGGTCTTGCCAACAGCTGGTACTGGACCTGCATAGCAATgcataaaagtattttaatattacttttaaagcCTCATTTCTCTCGCTAAGAATGATATAAATGACcacagaaatggtgaaaaagagTGAAATATACTCACAGATTTGAATGAGAAGCACCAGAAAAATGCAAAGGGGCATCATCCCTGTAGCTGTGCAGTCTGTGTCCTGTGAGTTGACGGACTCACCCATCTCTTATAGGAGACAATGGGTGTTTGTGATTGGCTAAGCTTATTGGTTTGGTTTAGACTCAGACCTGCGATTTGTTATTCTGCAAGAGATGAGTCTGATCAGGTGACCAGAAGTGTAAATCAGGGTTGGTAGTCTTATTGGTTGCTTCATTGGTGTTGTACAATTGCAGACAGTACAGTAGGTGTGACAATATGTAAGTATACAATGAAAAGGAAATTCACTCAAGTCCATTTTTGTTGCAGTGCTCAGAGGTAGTTTGGAAAACATAATATATTCTTCTCTCATTCTATTTGTTAGATTTAGATGCGCCCAGATGATTAgttacaggatttttttgttagaaagtgtgtttttggggATGTGTGTGGTTAAGTGGGTTGAAAGAGTGTGTGGGAGGGTTGTagtcaaaaaacaacagaaatcagGTCAAGTGATTTAACCCATTTACTGTAACTTCTACTGTAGTTTAAAGATACTGTTGAAAACTTAGAGTTAATGGCTGTGGTTACGGGTTGGTGCCAGTGATGTTGCCCAGGTCAAATGTGGAATTTGTTGTATGCACAGAGCCATTACTTTTGTTCTGCTTTTGGTATTTCTAATTGCATGTCACATCTAATCCAACGTACCGCCCACtactgtttttaatattttcttaacTAATTCATGAGATGTTGCGTTGTACATGATGGTGCGCCTCCATGCCAAGTGAAACAATCGACACATGAACAGAAAAACTGATAGCGACTCCAGTAAGACACCCCTTGGTGAAGCGCTTGTATAAcgaaatataacataataagcTTGATTGTGTGGCTTGTGGATTTTGCATACCTTTGTAGTGGAAGAGTGGAAACTTGCTAACTAGCTAAGTAGGCTACCTTTTTAACATTAGTACTGGTTCCCATCATTAATGTATAAAGACAATTAGATACAGCGTTGGAGGCAATGCCCTGTTCGTTCCTATGAGAGTTGCTCAGTTGCGCACAAAGCTCAAAAATTTGACTTCTCAGGTATAAAATTATGTGGATCCTCAGCATCATTGGGCCAACAGAAGAAACGGACTCAAGTGTCTGCTGCCTGAGAGGTTAACTTCCACCGGCCGGGGTGCCAACTTCCTGTTTAGCTTTTATTAACTTAAATGGGGCCATAAATGTGTCTTTCACAATGTAATTCTATggggaaatgtatttttgggtTAATCGGATcaggaattttgtttttttcacaagtagAAACAGAAGTTGGCGTCAACCTGGTTCCATaatcaaaaagcctgtgggacttaggaatttgaatttgaatttgcagaaaataatgtctgtggcaaacaaacgttCATGATACTTAACGCATACTGTTCAGCAAGATCATCTTCACAGGTAACGCCACTTTTGTGATCTTTGAAGCGCAAATGCAATTACCAGAAgtaaaaaagctaatgttagacTTGAAACTAAATACACCACAGTCGCGTGACTTCAACATCGCCTCCACAACAACAGACGCATGATACCTTCAAAATGtacgtcttttttttctgacaatattttatattgtagaGCAAACACAAAAGTCTCTTTCTGAACCATTATGTAGCACCACATGACTAATGTTGACTGGTTGTAGTTACATggtttggccactatgtcaaaATGGCCTCAATTGAAGTGCACTTAGTGCGGGCCGGGTTCCTATTACACTTTTATTCCCAATAATTCAACACCTGCTAAAGAGAAGAATTGGGGCAAGCTAGCATTACCTATCCCTCTTTTATGGGTCCAAGTATGGTGTTGACAAATAGCCAGACTGTGAAAACTCACAGTCCACCACAGTTCTGgtgtaataattataaaaatgtattgttctAAAAACATCATGAGTTTCTAAAGATGTGGCTAGTAAAGAGCTAACATTGCAAACTTAACCTATTTTGCTACTCACATTGCAATCTGAGATAGCTGGTTTTACTAATAGGCTGTAACACAAGAAGTGTGGATCACTAAGATTggaagaaatatatatttttatcttttatcagGCCAACACATATCCTTTTGTACCAGTTCTATGAACTGTGTCATATTAGAcctaaaaaaaagctgtttttttttttaggtttgttttgtaaaaaaggATGCATGGTACATGAGTGTGGTTAATAGATTTCACTGCTCATAATTTGTACATAATTGAGCTTATGTTTATGTGCCTGCGCTATTTGCAGATGTTTCcacatttaaagcaaattttagTTTAATTCCCCCAGCTACTCCCTTACAGTTTTCACAGCTCTGTCAACTCATGCAGTAGACTTTAGCAGGCAGAAGTAGGCGATTGTGTGTGACTCAAACTCTTTTGATGTTTGTGGTTTGCATGTAGATGCTTTAACGAAGCTGCGGTGAAAGTGCTACAGTTGTTGACTCAGTAGAGATGAGGCACTACTGACCAACACTGCTCTCACTTGCAGCTGTACTTCCTGAGTCGTGCAACGCGACAGTGGGACGGCTCAATGTTCACTGTTTCTCAGACCAGTCAAGGCTGAAATGGAAAACATACCCTCCCGTTCTTGTTTCTAGAGAATATGAGTCAGACTATGtggcaaacaataaaaaaaggaagaagagcTTCAGCCTttactaaaagaaaacatgtatcGGAGTAGAGGCCAACAAGGTGGAAATTTCTTATTGAGAAAAgttgtttgtggttttcagcataTGGCTAATTTTCAAACTCTGTCATGTCTTCAATGTCATTTCAATGTCATTAATCACTCAACGTTTGTGTTACGTGCCGAAAAGTTTGGGGGGGAGGATCCTTTTTGCTCAGGTCATCTGCTGAAGTTTGGCTTACTGGTTTTAGTAGTTTAAAGGTGCTCTTTTATTATTCGATCCAGTCACTTTaaatttttcttctctttactCAAAACATTTCGCACATGTTATATCCAGCAGTTTGTATACCTGATATCTTTAACTAACAAAAGTAGCTTCTTTTTATGGATAGGGAAccaaatttactgaaaaaaactaTGCCGCTGACATGTGAGTTTAATGAGCCAATTTAGAACAttggggaataaaaaaaaaatgtctaaatggaTTGTCATTATATCAGTGCCAAATCTAGCACATTTAGCACCGTATGCGAGCTCCTTCCCGTTTACTACCCACACACTTAGTGcaaataatttgattatttaatttaaaaaggcaaaactatattattctatattcattataaaaaaaagacactaaattaaTAGGCCATGTGCAAATTTTGTAaatttcatcatctttttttccttgcacTGCACCCTGaaaggctttttctttttcattttctcttcctctaatgctccccacacacactccactcCATCATGGCCATCAGTGCTCTTGCATGTTGTGTCAGTGATGGTTACTCGCTGATGAACACAGTGCCAAGACTACAGATGGTAGTCCAAAAACTGATAGACAAAAGACggtttttggatcattttttacccattaagttatttatttatttattttttaatagtttgcCATCTTATTATGGTTACTTTGAGTTGTTCCATCTCAATTGAAACCACTAAAAGTTAGATTTATTCATTACATGAGATGTAATGTGATGTGTTACATGTGAATTTGCTTGTCATACAAGACTGCCACCTTCACCAGCAGATACTGTATGTTGCAAAGTGATACtgttattcattgattttttttcccccttttgaTCATTTGGCATAAGTAACTTAGGGGCATTTATACCTCCTCTATACTTATGTActgttaaacacaaaaaacaaataccttTTTTGTGGCTTATTTGCAGTATAGaatttacaacatttatttgtctgtcttCGTATTCatctgaatataaataaaaaaacagagacatgaaGGCAAACTTtagtttgaataaaataaaataaaataaataaaaggacgTGGTTACAGACAAGAGAAAGTAAAGGCCAACCTCTAGTAACCCTGACACAAtgcgcctcctcctccctcttgcAGCTGTACCAGTGCCCTTTTTATCAGCACTCTCTAAGGTGTAACTTTATGTATTTGCTTTGAATCAAGTGCAAGAAAATAGAAAAGCAGAAGTGTTATTGTGAAGCGACCAGGACAAACAGCATCACAAATAAAACCACGCAGACATCCTGTGAGAAGGGGAGGGCGCAGGGGGAGAGCAGGGCGACAAAACCACAGAGACTGAGCTAGATGTGAGCAAGCTTGACCAGAGCGGGAACTCTGAGGCgagaagtttgtttttgttgtttctcattAGTCAGTCAGCTGCAGGACTTGAAAACACATCATCTTTATTATagttttcagcttgtttttttctgaggagggatggaaaacacacttttatgAAAAGCGTCCATTTAAGAGACATAGAATAGATGGATAAATTccataatttcaaaataaaagtgcgCTTGGCCAAACTCTTCTGCTGGAAACCATAAAACTGAGCATTTTTCTGATTACATCATGACAAGATATGTTACTGTCACAGTACTGATGGTGTTCCAGCTCTGAAAAAAGAGTAGAGGGGAGGTATTTATGTTTGTCGACcacaaaaacaccttcaaacaTATCACTCAAGATCTCACAAGTGTCTCTAAAATGTTCACAAGTACCGTCTCTGTGCTGCAATCACTTTAAATAACTTATCTTTTCAATCTGAGCTGCCTTCTTGTGGTCATATGGACATGAAACAGTAGTGTATTGAGTAACATgtgcatcattttaaaaaggtaaaaagaaaaaacacagatcaTGATGCAGCAGTTATTGTCATCTACTTTCGATGAACTGCTACCACCTAGCGACCAAGAGTTAAACTACACACAACAAACTGACCAGAAGTGAGGCCTGATAGTGAATTTAACCCTGTGAAGCCTGaacaaatttgcttgatttgggaagaaggcaacatgAAATTTAGCAATGAATGGACgaaaaagtggccaaaaaattgtaaaacattacaaaaaagtaccccaaaataagaaaaaaaagtgaagtataaaacaagataaacaacaacaataaacaagaaaatgacctgaagaaatttataataaatacatttatacatatatatattatatatatatatatatatatatatatatatatatatatatatatatatatatatatatatatatatatatatatatatatatatatatatatatatatatatatatatatataatatatatatatatatatatatatatatatatatatatatatataggcagGCAGGGGACACATCTCCTGCATCATTTAGAATGAGTGCATTTACGCCTCCACTTgtaagtttgatatttttttatctatctatctatctctgtATAAGTAGGCTGTACACACAtgctctctctttcatttcacTCTCATTTCTGTCTCATACACGGATACCCACAGCAGTGACCCAGAAAACTAAAGGAAGTGCTTATCACTTTATCGTTTCCTTAAATACCATGTGAGCATTTTGTAGAAGCAGGTCtgcttcatgttttcaaaaatcttaTCTGATAAaagctttgagagagagagaacaggacTAAGCATTACTGCATACTGCACACTCAGCAGCTTAGATAGCtccaaacaacaagaaaatgcccccaaaaagtttgaaaatattaaatgttagcACCACATCTCTGAGGAGTCACACATTTGTTTGTAACTGATGTAAGAGAGGTGTTGGCACATCATGTTTCATCATGTGACGCCTTCACATGCTCTTAAGTTTGGCAACTTCTGCTTTGACTGCCTTCTCGTCTTGAAGTCTTCTGTTTCACTTACATCGAACTTTTGACAGGATAAGAATCTGTCCATTAACTGTAGCCTGCTTATCCTTCCAAGAGATCAAAAAATATAGTGAAGTCCCAACATATATGTTATACATGGTGCTATATGTGCATTAATACAAGGTGGAAGGTACCCAGAGTCATTTAGCCATGTCATACTGATTGAAGAAATGAGTAGTGTTGGCCCTGATATCACGTCAGCACTCGTCACTCATTAACCTCCTTAGTACAGGAAATACTGCTTTGAAAGTACCCTTTTATAAAGTACACTTTGCAGAATGACATTCATCATGTTTTGGTGATGGATCAGGGAAAATActataatttactttttgatTGCATGTGCAACATCCTGAGCTGAATCAAATCAAGCACAGACTTGCATTTATGTGGGCTGTGTTGTGTCTTTGTAATACAGACTGTCCTTTTTGCCCTAAACTGGTAAAAGGTTTACTAAAACACAAGTCTCCTTAATCAATGTTACTCATCTTCCAGTGTTAATCATTGCCAATTTGTTCCATAGTatttcagccacctaaaaattcctacctaaaaaaacatataataatacgCTATTATTTTTACCACTTAATGGCTTAAGTTCCCCATCTACACTTTtgccaaagccaccagacttaATTGAAAAATACAATAGTTCTAGCTTGTTGAATtcgggagctgctggtcaacCGCTGCCTCAATTTGTTAGTTACGAACTAACTACTTTCAactccaaagtcacacaataacacaaacaaactaactgattgaggccGTAATAGAGCAGCGGCTCCTCTCGATATATTCCAAGATACCTTTTCACTGCCTAAAAACGAGATCAAGTGTTACAATGTTGATAGTTGATGTTGGTAGATGACAAGTTTGGGTAACACCCATAAGTATGCttgactgaaaaacaacattgttgATCTTTAACATATGCTGTATGATCATATCTGTGTTGCTTTTCTGTTAGTTTAGCATATCTAGAGCAGCGTATTCTGTTCGTGTTGGTATCCATCTGATGTTCATACATTGTGTCATTGGAGTGATTTTGGTAGCAGTTTGGTAAAAGGTCAgcttttttatgatattttatgaaaaatacaagttttgaaaaaacaaaagctataaTTGAACATTAAAAcgtattttagatttttagatcATCAGATTAGACTAACAGGAagtttaatgaatttttttttcactttgaggtGATCTACTCAAATCATACCACATAAAGCACGATAAAATGcattgcaaaaatgcaaatgcaaatactTTCTTTTCCTTATTCAAGAGTTCTTTTCAGAAACAGACATCAAAGAGGTGACTCTTAGAGGCCCAGTGAAATTAGCTTGGCTTCACACTTAGTTCCTTTTAGTTTATGTTCCTTTTGAGGTTTGTGACTTCCTATTACCTAGAACTTCTACACCCAAGAGGCCAGTGTTAGGTATCGCGTCTTTCAGTAACATAACAGAAATCTTATCAGACCTGCCAAAGACAGAGGACCAGGTAGGTGATTTATTGCagagaaaaagtgtgcatgttaAGCTTTTAAAATCAAAAGACGGTGCATTCGAAATGTGATGCTATTATTTGTTTAACAAAAGGCATGCACATGTGCAAAACTACATTTGCAAGGTTTGTGTCTATGCTTTGTCAGAGTTTGCATCAGCAGCATAGTAAAATTGGCTGGGCAATGGGTGTAACTAGGTCTTTCTCCTAGCATTTACGTTAGTGCAACTGTCTGGGGTTCCCAATTAAAGCATTTACATCTGTGTATGACAGGATAAGCCACATGCATTGTGCTGAGTACATAATTTTCCAAGAACTGATAAAAGCCTTTGAGTTTACTACAAAATGTTAATCTTATATACAAGTGCAGATATTCAACTTGTCGTGCTACCTGAACTTATCAGACAAGCTGACAGGCAAACAAGCGGCACTGAACAGAGTTAGAGAGAGGATGTGAGAGAAGTTAAAGATAAGACGGTGAAGAAACACAGCGGCACCAAAAAGTGTGCAAACATAATGATACATTCCTCTTTCAGCTGTAGAAGTACAATAAGAGTGTTGATCTTCAACTCAGGTAAGGTCAGTAGAGTTAAAATCACGGTGGGACTTGTGGCACTTGTTTCATCTCATGATAATACTGTGGGATGACTACATAGGAAAGATGCTGGTGTCAAAGCAGTTACTACAAACTACTGGTTTACCTGTGtcctgtatgttttatttatagtttttgcACTGAACATTGTGccttgatgtttgtttttcttgaatgtAGGTAGACTGGTCAACACTAATTTTAAGTAATAATGTACAATTAGCAAGGCAATGAACTGATTGACCTTATGTTATACTGTTTGTAGgctttacatatacatatttcaGGTATTCTGGGAAAGCAACACTTTTAACACCAATGGAAAAACTTGACATCAATAGATTTTTATGTCCTATGTCCTATAGCCACATTATAACCCACTAATAAGATTTGATATAAGATTTCCAGGAAGACAATAAATTTGTCTTTTATACCAACACATGATCTTATTCAAAACATAACATATCTCTTTTTGTGCCCTAACCATGTTAACTACGGCATTGtcaaaacataaagtttcaaagTATCCGCTGTATAATACTGTACAAATGTGACAAATCcttagtttgcagaaacaaacaatgccCATgccaatgccaacatttttctggaGTTTAGGTTGCAACAATGCAAAACTTTTTCTAAGTAATTGCTTACTACTGATCTatcaatttaattaaaaattaataaatggtTTATTCACCATTATTTACAGTGTATAAAAAGTCCTAAAGTATCAATTGTAAAGGTTGGCCAAAAGACTAAAAGGATACGTAAGTTGCatgctgaagtttttttttgtttttttaagcaacacTTCATGTTCCTCTCACTACTGCAGTGTAgtgaaataacaaataaaaaaacagcttgtgcACAATTACAGTAGCCACAAATTGTGACTTTAgaacacattttttgtcaaaccaGGAACATCTTCAACTTAATTTAAACTCTTAATTAATTGTTATAGGACTGTCTTCATGGCAATATGGAGAATACAGGCTAATTGTTCCTTCCTGACCCCTGTTATTATGTACACAAAATGCTTGAGCTCTTAACCATTATGTACA encodes:
- the LOC121962319 gene encoding uncharacterized protein LOC121962319, which translates into the protein MMPLCIFLVLLIQICPVPAVGKTSGITQDSGVIEAKVGETVTLKCSCQGDSVTFLSWYQQSLGGKPLIISTRMRHNTEASISPGYQDRFKVSASGQDDINHLIIKDLRLSDSATYYCGILDFNAIEFGQGAFLHVRASPSNIQAVVHQPALEPLGLGESVNLSCTVYAEPCAGEQSLYWFRHGAAQPAVMYASGGQCENITNEGYLVKKCTLNLALKSVSSPDAGVYYCALASCGETVFGSGTKVELVAPPLLVYCLIVALALSVIVLLVLASIVHKLKKKLCSHCKGTVSHLTCSAASENMSQDADSLHYAALNLNRTSEQHHQEDNVESVCVYSRVKSRKE